AGAGAACGCGGTACTGAGGACCGCGCGGATGGATTCCTCCTCGGGAGCGCTGATGTCCAGCCAGACCATCTTCTGGCGCGGGGTCATGAGCCCGGCAACCCGGCGGCGGTCCAGCCCCAGCGCGCCCTCGATGATCTCCTGCTCGGTCTCCTCGAACACCCCGGCCTCGGTGCCCTCGCGCACGAGCAACCGGATCTCCTCGTCGGAAACGCCCGCGGGGGCACCGGAAGCCAGCCCGAGCAGCCGCAGCACACCATCGGTGCAGACGCTGAGCAGCCAGACTGCGGGAGCACCGATGGTGGCCAGGACCGACATCGGGATGGCGACATTCGCCGCGATGCTGTCGGCGTACCGTAAGCCAATGCGCTTTGGCACCAGCTCTCCGATAATCAGTGACGCCAGGGTGATCGCCACCACCACAGTCGCCACACCCACCGTTTCGGCGTGGGGCCCAAGCCACGGGTACCTTGCGAGAGCCGCACCCAGTTTCTCGCCGATGGTCACGCCGCCGTATGCGCCGGAGATGATGCCGACCATCGTGATCCCGATCTGAACGGTGGCGAGGAAGCGGTTGGGGTTCTCGGCGAGGATGAGTGCGACGGCGGCCCCACGACTGCCGCGGTCCCGCAGGTCCTGGAGCCGGCTCTTGCGCGCGGAGACCACGGCCAACTCAGACATGGCCAGCGCCCCGTTCAGAAGGACCAGCAGAGCGATGACTGCGATCTCAACCGCGACTCCGGGCATTTATGTGCTCCCTTTCCGTTAGTGGACTCTCGCAGACTCATTCTGCACGCGCCTCCCGGGACCTGCCGCGGGGGCTCAAGCCGACGGGGGCTCGCCCGTCACTCGCCACAACCAAAGCGCCGGCAGGGCGATCAGAACACCTTGCAGGACGATGGTCTTCCACCCTCCCAGCCCGAGGAGCATGCCGAATGTGGGCCATTCCACGGACCCCAGGCTGAGGCGGGCCAGGGCTTCCAGCGGGCCGCTGCCACCGGTGGTCATGTGCAGCGCGGGTTCCGCCAGGGTGTTGACGGCGGCGAACATCACCAGAATGCCCACACCGGTGAGGACCCCGCAGGCCAGGCGCGCCGGGGAGGACATCCGCGGCCAGACGAACCCCAGCCCGATGCACAGGAAGGGGAGCATCGGCACGATATGGCGGGGCCCAAAGCATGTGCCGCCCTCCCACATGAAGTGCGAAGCGTTGTAGACCATGTAGAGCGCGAACACCGCCGCCGCCGCTACTCCCTCGGCGCGCCATGCGCGGCTCCGGATCATCCGCCACAGGCCCCAGACCGCGAAGAGCAGGAAGGGCGACATGACGAAGATGCCCTTGTTCGCCGAGAATGTGATGCCCCAGAGAGCCTCAACCTTTGGCAACCCGATCCAGGAACGGGCCTCCGCGAACTCCGGGCGCACTTCGTACATGTAGCCGAACCGCAACGGGCTGCCGAAGCAGGCGTGATTGTAAAGCAGCTGCAGGGCGATGAAGGGGATGCTGCCGAGAACGAAGGACACGGCTGGGCGCGCACCCAGTCGGGCGACGTACAGGAATACCACGCCGGCGATGATGAGGGCGGGGAACTCGGTGATCAGCGCCCAACCTGCGAATAGGCCTGCGAGCGCGGCGGATGCCCGCCCCTGAAGCCGCGACGCGCGACCCGCGAACCAGAAGGCGATGAACCCGAAGGCCGCTGCCGCCTGGTGGCCATACCAGACCGTGGAGTATGGCCAGGCGAGAGTACCCAGGGCGTACG
Above is a window of Armatimonadota bacterium DNA encoding:
- a CDS encoding HlyC/CorC family transporter, giving the protein MPGVAVEIAVIALLVLLNGALAMSELAVVSARKSRLQDLRDRGSRGAAVALILAENPNRFLATVQIGITMVGIISGAYGGVTIGEKLGAALARYPWLGPHAETVGVATVVVAITLASLIIGELVPKRIGLRYADSIAANVAIPMSVLATIGAPAVWLLSVCTDGVLRLLGLASGAPAGVSDEEIRLLVREGTEAGVFEETEQEIIEGALGLDRRRVAGLMTPRQKMVWLDISAPEEESIRAVLSTAFSRYPVCDGSPDKVLGFVNAREMLSLLADQQPVVLRDLVRKAAFIPETATALEALEAFQESGAKVAFVVDEYGVVGGMLTLADVLEVLVGDDVGGEGGNTPKIVQRDADSFFVDGLMPVAEFEAHFGVPVGDHGHRQYHTIAGLAMQQLGAIPSAGDTFEWEGLSFEVVDMDGHRVDKVIVTRPPQDQMD